In a genomic window of Bordetella petrii:
- a CDS encoding PhoH family protein: protein MPLPKLPSRPAAILTFPSGEAARSKTRPAKRAQPAAPAAKPLPVQPELDGFKPQSAASAAAPAPAPAPVAAARPAKPAGAPARKPKARAQQAARKLFVLDTNVLLHDPSSLFRFEEHDIFLPMMTLEELDHQKKGMSEVARNARQVSRSLDALVHDATQLDDGLELSALGNKEATGRLLFQTTAIHSTLPSDLPMGKADNQILGVVRALQEKFPQREVVLVSKDINMRLKARTLGMAAEDYYNDHVLEDTDLMYSGVMQLPEDFWNRHGKDVESWQQGGTTFYRVHGPLCAQFMVNQFVYFEGQMPLYAQVREVSGKTAVLATLRDYTHGKNNVWGITARNREQNFALNLLMNPDCDFVSLLGQAGTGKTLLALAAGITQVLETKRYTEIIMTRVTVPVGEDIGFLPGTEEEKMLPWMGALEDNLDVLNMGDGDGGDWGRAATMDLIRSRIKVKSLNFMRGRTFLNKYLIIDEAQNLTPKQMKTLVTRAGPGTKVVCLGNIAQIDTPYLTEGSSGLTFVVDRFKGWPHAGHVTLQRGERSRLADYAGDVL from the coding sequence ATGCCGCTACCGAAGTTGCCCTCCCGACCCGCAGCCATCCTGACATTCCCCTCGGGCGAAGCCGCCCGAAGCAAGACCCGGCCGGCCAAGCGCGCCCAACCAGCCGCGCCCGCCGCGAAACCGCTGCCGGTGCAACCCGAACTCGACGGGTTCAAGCCTCAGTCTGCCGCCTCTGCCGCCGCCCCGGCCCCGGCCCCTGCGCCGGTCGCCGCCGCGCGCCCGGCCAAGCCGGCCGGCGCCCCGGCGCGCAAACCCAAGGCGCGCGCGCAGCAGGCCGCGCGCAAGCTGTTCGTGCTGGATACCAACGTGCTGCTGCACGACCCGTCCTCGCTGTTCCGCTTCGAAGAGCACGACATCTTCCTGCCCATGATGACGCTGGAAGAGCTCGACCACCAGAAAAAGGGCATGTCGGAAGTGGCGCGCAATGCGCGCCAGGTCAGCCGCTCACTGGATGCGCTGGTGCACGACGCCACGCAGCTCGACGACGGCCTGGAGCTGAGCGCGCTGGGCAACAAAGAGGCCACCGGCCGCCTGCTGTTCCAGACCACCGCCATCCATAGCACCCTGCCCTCGGACCTGCCCATGGGCAAGGCCGACAACCAGATCCTGGGCGTGGTGCGCGCCCTGCAAGAGAAATTCCCGCAACGCGAAGTGGTGCTGGTGTCCAAGGACATCAACATGCGCCTGAAGGCCCGCACGCTGGGCATGGCGGCCGAAGACTACTACAACGACCACGTCCTGGAAGACACCGACCTGATGTATTCGGGCGTGATGCAGTTGCCCGAAGACTTCTGGAACCGCCACGGCAAAGACGTGGAGTCCTGGCAACAAGGCGGCACCACGTTCTACCGCGTGCACGGGCCGCTGTGCGCGCAGTTCATGGTCAACCAGTTCGTCTACTTCGAAGGCCAGATGCCGCTATATGCGCAGGTGCGCGAAGTCAGCGGCAAGACCGCGGTGCTGGCCACGCTGCGCGACTACACCCACGGCAAGAACAACGTGTGGGGCATCACCGCGCGCAACCGCGAACAGAACTTTGCCCTGAACCTGCTGATGAATCCCGACTGCGACTTCGTGTCGCTGCTGGGCCAGGCGGGCACCGGCAAGACCCTGCTGGCGCTGGCCGCTGGCATTACGCAGGTGCTGGAAACCAAGCGCTACACCGAGATCATCATGACGCGCGTCACGGTGCCGGTGGGCGAAGACATCGGTTTCCTGCCCGGCACCGAAGAAGAGAAAATGCTGCCCTGGATGGGCGCGCTCGAAGACAACCTGGACGTGCTCAACATGGGCGACGGCGACGGCGGCGACTGGGGCCGCGCGGCCACCATGGACCTGATTCGCTCGCGCATCAAGGTGAAGTCGCTGAACTTCATGCGCGGTCGCACATTCTTGAACAAGTACCTGATCATCGACGAGGCGCAGAACCTGACGCCCAAACAGATGAAAACCCTGGTCACCAGGGCTGGCCCGGGCACCAAGGTAGTGTGCCTGGGCAACATCGCGCAGATCGACACGCCCTACCTCACCGAGGGCAGTTCGGGCCTGACCTTCGTGGTGGACCGCTTCAAGGGTTGGCCGCACGCCGGCCACGTCACGCTGCAGCGCGGCGAACGTTCGCGCCTGGCCGACTATGCGGGCGACGTCCTGTAA
- the pdxA gene encoding 4-hydroxythreonine-4-phosphate dehydrogenase PdxA → MAEHAPVGITMGDAAGIGPEIVVKACAQGLKAPAVVYGDADTMRRAAALLGARLEIVEIADAAQARGGPGRIEVVSCAAPLPSGLPVGRASAAAGQAAYDYLCAAIDDAQAGSIRAIVTAPLSKHSMHLAGIDQPGHTEILAERSHTADFAMMLANDELRVLLVTIHMALADVPRAITPQAEARAIRLADRACRQMGIAKPRIAVAGLNPHAGEDGKFGREDLDIIAPAIAQARAGGLDASGPWPGDTIFMRARRGEFDIVVAQYHDQGLIPVKYLGVDQGVNVTVGLPFVRTSVDHGTAFDIAWKGVADHASLVAAFDLALAMTP, encoded by the coding sequence ATGGCTGAGCATGCGCCCGTGGGCATCACCATGGGCGATGCCGCCGGCATCGGCCCGGAAATCGTCGTCAAGGCCTGTGCGCAAGGCCTCAAGGCGCCGGCGGTGGTGTATGGCGACGCCGACACCATGCGGCGCGCCGCCGCCCTGCTGGGCGCACGCCTCGAAATCGTCGAAATCGCCGATGCCGCGCAGGCGCGTGGCGGCCCGGGCCGCATCGAGGTGGTGTCCTGCGCAGCGCCGCTGCCTTCCGGCCTGCCGGTTGGCCGCGCCAGCGCCGCCGCCGGCCAGGCTGCCTATGACTACCTGTGCGCGGCGATCGACGATGCCCAGGCAGGCAGCATCCGCGCTATTGTCACGGCCCCGCTGAGCAAACATTCGATGCATCTGGCCGGCATCGACCAGCCCGGCCACACCGAGATCCTGGCAGAACGCTCGCACACGGCCGATTTCGCCATGATGCTGGCCAACGATGAGTTGCGCGTACTGCTGGTCACCATCCACATGGCCCTGGCGGACGTGCCGCGGGCCATTACGCCGCAGGCCGAGGCGCGCGCCATCCGGCTGGCCGACCGCGCCTGCCGGCAGATGGGCATCGCCAAGCCGCGCATTGCCGTGGCGGGGCTGAACCCGCATGCCGGCGAAGACGGCAAGTTCGGGCGCGAAGATCTCGACATCATTGCCCCCGCCATCGCCCAGGCGCGCGCCGGCGGGCTGGACGCCTCGGGCCCCTGGCCCGGCGACACCATCTTCATGCGCGCGCGGCGCGGCGAATTCGACATCGTGGTGGCGCAATACCACGACCAGGGCCTGATTCCGGTGAAATACCTGGGCGTGGACCAGGGAGTCAACGTCACCGTCGGCCTGCCCTTCGTGCGTACCAGCGTCGACCACGGCACGGCCTTCGACATCGCCTGGAAGGGCGTGGCCGACCACGCTTCGCTGGTGGCGGCCTTCGACCTGGCCCTGGCCATGACGCCATAG
- a CDS encoding bile acid:sodium symporter family protein, whose product MSRYTRFLPDRFTLFLVITVLIASVLPAHGKGIAAFTWITNIGIALLFFLHGARLSREAIIAGFTHWRLHLTIFSATFIMFPVLGVALKPVLQPLVTPELYTGILFLCCLPATVQSAIAFTSMARGNVPAAVCSASASSLLGIFLTPLLVGTVVAASASAPISFDAVGKIMLQLLLPFVLGQFMRRWIGAWVYHRKALLKFVDQGSILLVVYTAFSEAVNEGLWHDTPVPALLGLVLACAVLLALALLGCVALGRAFKFSLEDRITLLFGGSKKSLASGIPMAQVIFAGQAVGAIVLPLMLFHQIQLMVCAVLAARYAKRPH is encoded by the coding sequence ATGTCCCGCTACACCCGCTTCCTGCCCGACCGCTTCACGCTGTTCCTCGTCATTACCGTTCTTATCGCCAGCGTGCTGCCGGCCCATGGCAAGGGCATCGCGGCGTTCACCTGGATCACCAATATCGGCATCGCGCTGCTGTTCTTCCTGCATGGCGCGCGGCTGTCGCGCGAAGCGATCATCGCCGGCTTCACCCACTGGCGGCTGCACCTGACGATTTTCTCGGCCACATTCATTATGTTCCCCGTGCTGGGCGTGGCGCTCAAGCCTGTGCTGCAGCCGCTGGTGACGCCCGAGCTCTACACCGGCATCCTGTTCCTGTGCTGCCTGCCGGCCACGGTGCAGTCGGCGATCGCCTTTACGTCCATGGCGCGCGGCAACGTGCCGGCCGCGGTGTGCAGCGCGTCGGCATCGAGCCTGCTGGGCATCTTCCTGACCCCCCTGCTGGTGGGCACTGTCGTTGCCGCCAGCGCCAGCGCCCCGATCTCGTTCGACGCAGTCGGCAAGATCATGCTGCAGTTGCTGCTGCCTTTCGTGCTGGGCCAGTTCATGCGCCGCTGGATCGGCGCCTGGGTGTATCACCGCAAGGCGCTGCTGAAATTCGTCGACCAGGGGTCGATTCTGCTGGTGGTGTACACGGCGTTTTCCGAGGCCGTCAACGAAGGCCTGTGGCATGACACGCCGGTGCCCGCGCTGCTGGGCCTGGTGCTGGCCTGCGCGGTGCTGCTGGCATTGGCGCTGCTGGGTTGCGTTGCGCTGGGCCGGGCATTCAAGTTCAGCCTGGAAGACCGCATCACCCTGCTTTTCGGCGGGTCCAAGAAAAGCCTGGCCAGCGGCATTCCCATGGCGCAGGTGATCTTCGCCGGCCAGGCCGTGGGCGCCATCGTGCTGCCGCTGATGCTGTTCCACCAGATCCAGCTGATGGTCTGCGCTGTATTGGCGGCGCGCTACGCCAAGCGGCCGCATTGA
- a CDS encoding DUF1415 domain-containing protein, translating into MIHTDGSYQRIIDETRQWVERAVIGLNLCPFAKAVQVKQQVRYAASDATDPEGVLADLEDELLLLSRADPEQLDTTLLILPDALDDFYEFNDFADLSDRLLKRMRLVGELQVATFHPAFQFADTEPDDIENCTNRSPHPILHLLREDSIDRAVEAFGDPAAIYEKNIETLRRLGPEGWRKLMAG; encoded by the coding sequence ATGATTCACACCGACGGCTCCTACCAGCGCATCATCGACGAGACCCGCCAGTGGGTAGAACGGGCCGTCATCGGCCTGAACCTGTGTCCCTTCGCGAAGGCGGTGCAGGTCAAGCAACAGGTCCGCTATGCGGCCAGCGATGCCACCGACCCCGAGGGCGTGCTGGCCGACCTGGAAGACGAGCTGCTGCTACTGTCGCGGGCCGATCCCGAACAACTGGACACGACGCTGCTGATCCTGCCCGACGCGCTGGACGACTTCTACGAGTTCAACGATTTCGCCGATCTGTCCGACCGGCTGCTCAAGCGCATGCGGCTGGTTGGCGAGCTGCAGGTGGCCACGTTCCATCCGGCGTTCCAGTTCGCCGACACCGAACCCGACGACATCGAGAACTGCACCAACCGCTCGCCGCATCCCATCTTGCACCTGCTGCGCGAAGACAGCATCGACCGCGCGGTCGAGGCCTTTGGCGACCCCGCCGCAATCTACGAGAAAAACATCGAGACGCTGCGCCGGCTGGGACCCGAAGGCTGGCGCAAGCTGATGGCTGGCTGA
- a CDS encoding M20 family metallopeptidase, whose product MNARIPDDALPPTLDPDALQAFVDRQWDDEIIPALTDYIAVPAKSPAFDADWEKNAYIERVVRDAAQWVEARKVAGLKLEVVRLPGRTPVIFFDAPATRADNGDTVLLYGHLDKQPEFSGWRSDLGPWTPKYEDGKLYGRGGADDGYAIYASLTAIMALDAQGIPRPRCVGIVETCEESGSYDLLPYIDALRDRLGNVALVVCLDSGAGNYDQLWMTTSLRGMVAGTLEVQVLDEGVHSGDSSGVVPSSFRILRHLLDRLEDSATGRLLPQSLHCEIPAERREQVRETARILGDEVWRRFPWSCGADGGFVLPMTTQPEEALLNRTWRPTLSVTGAEGLPPLSSAGNVLRPRTAFKLSLRLPPLIDAVAASQEIKQLLEADSPYNAKVIFHANQGAATGWNAPASAPWLTQALDAASRQYYDAPCGYIGQGGTIPLMSLLQQGFPKAQFMVCGVLGPRSNAHGPNEFLHVPYGKRLTAAVAQIMAAMPA is encoded by the coding sequence ATGAACGCCCGCATTCCCGACGACGCACTGCCGCCCACCCTCGATCCCGACGCGCTGCAGGCCTTCGTCGACCGCCAGTGGGACGACGAAATCATTCCCGCGCTCACCGACTACATCGCCGTGCCGGCCAAGAGCCCGGCTTTCGATGCCGACTGGGAAAAGAACGCCTACATCGAGCGCGTGGTGCGCGACGCGGCGCAGTGGGTCGAGGCACGCAAGGTCGCGGGCCTGAAGCTGGAAGTCGTGCGGCTGCCGGGCCGCACGCCGGTCATTTTCTTCGACGCGCCCGCCACCCGCGCCGACAATGGCGATACCGTGCTGCTATACGGGCACCTGGACAAGCAGCCCGAGTTCTCGGGCTGGCGCTCCGACCTGGGCCCCTGGACGCCCAAGTACGAAGACGGCAAGCTCTACGGACGCGGCGGCGCCGACGACGGCTATGCCATCTACGCCTCGCTGACCGCCATCATGGCGCTCGACGCGCAGGGCATTCCGCGCCCGCGCTGCGTGGGCATCGTCGAAACCTGTGAAGAGTCGGGCAGCTACGACCTGCTGCCTTATATTGACGCGCTACGCGACCGCCTGGGCAACGTCGCACTGGTGGTCTGCCTGGATTCGGGCGCCGGCAACTACGATCAGCTCTGGATGACCACGTCGCTGCGCGGCATGGTGGCCGGCACGCTGGAAGTGCAGGTGCTCGACGAAGGCGTGCATTCGGGCGACTCCAGCGGCGTGGTGCCTTCCAGCTTCCGCATCTTGCGCCATCTGCTCGACCGCCTGGAAGACAGCGCCACCGGCCGCCTGCTGCCGCAAAGCCTGCACTGCGAAATTCCCGCCGAACGCCGCGAGCAAGTGCGCGAGACGGCGCGCATTCTGGGCGACGAAGTCTGGCGGCGTTTTCCCTGGAGCTGCGGCGCCGATGGCGGTTTCGTGCTGCCCATGACCACGCAGCCCGAAGAAGCGCTGCTCAACCGCACCTGGCGGCCCACGCTGTCGGTCACGGGCGCCGAGGGCCTGCCGCCGCTGTCCAGCGCCGGCAACGTGCTGCGCCCGCGCACGGCGTTCAAGCTGTCGCTGCGTCTGCCGCCGCTGATCGATGCGGTGGCGGCCTCGCAGGAAATCAAACAACTGCTCGAAGCCGATTCGCCCTACAACGCCAAGGTCATTTTCCATGCCAACCAGGGCGCGGCCACCGGCTGGAACGCGCCTGCCTCGGCGCCGTGGCTTACCCAGGCGCTGGACGCGGCATCGCGGCAGTACTACGACGCGCCCTGCGGCTACATCGGGCAGGGCGGCACCATCCCGCTGATGAGCCTGCTGCAACAGGGCTTCCCGAAGGCCCAGTTCATGGTTTGCGGGGTGCTGGGGCCGCGCTCGAACGCCCACGGGCCCAATGAATTTCTGCATGTGCCCTATGGCAAGCGGCTGACGGCCGCCGTGGCGCAGATCATGGCGGCCATGCCGGCCTGA
- a CDS encoding tripartite tricarboxylate transporter substrate-binding protein: MPDIPTLREQGLPDYDMAGWFAVVAPAHLPDADVRRVYQAFAQGFAAPEVKAAMATQGNTITLMPPDQTAAYFRTETQKYARIVQGAGIQRV, encoded by the coding sequence GTGCCGGACATTCCGACCTTGCGCGAGCAAGGCTTGCCTGACTACGACATGGCGGGATGGTTTGCCGTGGTGGCGCCGGCACACTTGCCGGACGCGGACGTGCGGCGGGTGTACCAGGCCTTTGCCCAGGGGTTCGCCGCGCCCGAGGTAAAGGCCGCCATGGCCACGCAGGGCAACACGATCACGCTGATGCCGCCCGACCAGACTGCCGCGTACTTTCGCACCGAGACGCAGAAGTACGCGCGGATCGTGCAAGGCGCCGGTATCCAGCGCGTATAG
- the purL gene encoding phosphoribosylformylglycinamidine synthase, whose amino-acid sequence MSLVQHLPGSSVLSAFRRERLLAQLREAGLPIADVSARYEHFVCTDTALDDGQQARLAQLLDYGTEPAGEAPSKSLALLVIPRLGTISPWASKATDIAHNCGLAAVRRVERGVRYFLTPERGLLGAKSFDDAMLARAADCLHDRMTETVVGADFDGQALFQPLAGKPMRTVAVGQHGRDALVEANATLGLALSEDEIDYLAQSFTSLGRDPTDVELMMFAQANSEHCRHKIFNAQWVIDGEPQSETLFGMIRATHKAQPAGTVVAYSDNAAVMEGGAARRFQAGVPLAGGQQGDASRYVRRDAIVHTLMKVETHNHPTAIAPFPGAATGAGGEIRDEGATGRGSKPKAGLTGFTVSHLRFPDAPQPWESDHHGLPERIASPLSIMIDGPIGGAAFNNEFGRPNLLGYFRTYEQSAGGTRWGYHKPIMIAGGLGSIDAELTHKETIPPGALLIQLGGPGLRIGMGGGAASSISMGSNSAELDFDSVQRGNPEIERRAQEVIDRCWQQGQGNPILAIHDVGAGGLSNAFPELVNDAGRGAVFDLKRVPLEESGLSPAEIWSNESQERYVLSILPQDLPRFDAIARRERCPYAVVGVATESRQLRVVDGEGLPGLDPEAPVGDAGTRPVDVPIDVILGKPPRMTREVRRLPGVSQPLDLVGIDLTEAAYRVLRHPTVANKSFLITIGDRTVGGLSSRDQMVGPWQVPVADCAVTLADYDGFRGEAMAMGERTPLAVLDAPASGRMAVAEALTNLAAADVARLEDIKLSANWMAACGVDGQDAALYDTVAAVSELCQAAGLSIPVGKDSLSMKTTWDHDGETRQVVAPVSLIVTAFAPVGDARASLTPQLRTDAGDSVLIVIDLGRGRHRMGGSILAQAYNQVGTSVPDIDAPQDLRSFFITIRTLAEAGVLLAYHDRSDGGLFATLCEMAFAGRTGISVNLDMLTFDPDSADWGDYKIRPEQVAVQRDELTLKALFSEEAGAVIQVPAAQRDAVMQVLRGAGLSKHAHVIGGLNDSDTVEFFRDGKKVWSEPRVELGRAWSEVSYRIMARRDNPACAQAELDTWNDATDPGLAPRVAFDPQEDIAAPFIATGKRPRVAILREQGCNSQVEMAWAFDTAGFDAIDVHMTDLLTGRIDLGAMQGLVAVGGFSYGDVLGAGEGWARTIRFNSRLSDQFAAYFARPDTFALGVCNGCQMMAALAPMIPGATHWPRFTRNQSEKYEARLSLVEIAESPSIFFAGMAGTRVPVAVAHGEGYANYAVQGDASQALVAARYIDNHGKATEAYPFNPNGSPGGQTSVTTADGRFTVIMPHPERVTRNVMMSWAPQKWGEADSGGAYSPWMRMFRNARVWVG is encoded by the coding sequence GTGTCTCTCGTCCAGCATTTGCCCGGTTCTTCCGTCCTTTCTGCCTTCCGCCGCGAGCGGCTGCTGGCGCAGCTTCGGGAAGCCGGCTTGCCCATTGCCGACGTTTCCGCTCGCTACGAGCATTTCGTCTGCACCGATACCGCCCTGGACGACGGCCAGCAAGCGCGGCTGGCGCAGCTGCTGGACTACGGCACCGAGCCCGCCGGCGAGGCGCCGTCCAAGAGCCTGGCGCTGCTGGTCATCCCGCGCCTGGGCACAATATCGCCGTGGGCCAGCAAGGCGACCGACATCGCCCACAACTGCGGCCTGGCGGCAGTGCGCCGCGTCGAGCGCGGCGTGCGTTATTTCCTGACTCCCGAACGCGGCCTGCTGGGCGCCAAGTCGTTCGACGACGCCATGCTGGCGCGCGCGGCTGACTGCCTGCACGATCGCATGACCGAAACCGTGGTGGGGGCCGACTTCGACGGCCAGGCATTGTTCCAGCCCCTGGCCGGCAAGCCCATGCGCACCGTGGCGGTCGGGCAACATGGCCGCGACGCCTTGGTCGAGGCCAACGCCACGCTGGGCCTGGCGCTGTCCGAAGACGAAATCGATTACCTGGCGCAGTCGTTCACCAGCCTGGGCCGCGATCCCACCGACGTCGAACTGATGATGTTCGCGCAGGCCAACAGCGAGCACTGCCGCCACAAGATCTTCAACGCGCAATGGGTCATCGACGGCGAGCCGCAGTCTGAAACCCTGTTCGGCATGATTCGCGCCACGCACAAGGCCCAGCCGGCCGGCACCGTGGTGGCTTACTCCGACAACGCGGCCGTAATGGAGGGCGGCGCCGCCCGGCGGTTCCAGGCCGGCGTGCCGCTGGCCGGCGGGCAGCAGGGCGACGCCTCGCGCTATGTGCGCCGCGACGCCATCGTGCACACGCTGATGAAGGTCGAAACGCATAACCATCCCACCGCCATCGCGCCGTTCCCTGGCGCCGCCACCGGCGCGGGCGGCGAAATCCGCGACGAAGGCGCGACCGGGCGCGGCTCCAAGCCCAAGGCCGGGCTTACCGGCTTCACCGTGTCGCACCTGCGCTTTCCGGATGCGCCGCAGCCCTGGGAATCCGACCACCACGGCTTGCCCGAGCGCATCGCCTCGCCCTTGTCCATCATGATCGACGGCCCCATCGGCGGGGCGGCCTTCAACAATGAATTCGGACGTCCCAATCTGCTGGGCTATTTCCGCACCTACGAGCAAAGCGCCGGCGGCACGCGTTGGGGGTATCACAAGCCCATCATGATCGCTGGCGGCCTGGGCAGCATCGATGCCGAGCTCACGCACAAAGAAACCATTCCGCCCGGCGCGCTGCTGATCCAGCTGGGCGGGCCGGGCCTGCGCATTGGCATGGGCGGCGGCGCGGCTTCCAGCATCAGCATGGGCAGCAATTCGGCCGAACTCGATTTCGATTCCGTGCAGCGCGGCAACCCCGAGATCGAGCGCCGCGCCCAAGAGGTCATCGACCGCTGCTGGCAACAAGGGCAGGGCAACCCCATCCTGGCCATCCACGACGTGGGTGCGGGCGGCCTGTCCAACGCCTTTCCTGAACTGGTCAACGACGCCGGGCGCGGCGCCGTGTTCGACCTCAAGCGCGTACCGCTCGAAGAATCGGGCTTGTCGCCAGCCGAGATCTGGAGCAACGAATCGCAAGAGCGCTACGTGCTGTCCATCTTGCCGCAAGATCTGCCGCGCTTCGATGCCATCGCGCGGCGCGAACGCTGCCCGTATGCGGTGGTGGGCGTGGCGACCGAATCGCGCCAGCTGCGGGTGGTCGACGGCGAAGGCCTGCCCGGCCTGGATCCGGAAGCGCCGGTGGGCGATGCCGGCACCCGGCCGGTCGATGTGCCCATTGACGTCATCCTGGGCAAGCCGCCCCGCATGACGCGCGAGGTGCGACGCCTGCCCGGCGTGTCGCAGCCGCTCGACCTGGTCGGCATCGACCTCACCGAGGCCGCCTATCGCGTGCTGCGCCACCCCACGGTGGCCAACAAATCGTTCCTGATCACCATCGGCGATCGCACCGTGGGCGGGCTGTCCAGCCGTGATCAGATGGTAGGCCCGTGGCAAGTGCCGGTGGCCGATTGCGCCGTCACACTGGCCGATTACGACGGGTTCCGCGGCGAAGCCATGGCCATGGGCGAGCGCACGCCGCTGGCGGTGCTCGACGCCCCGGCCTCGGGCCGCATGGCCGTGGCCGAGGCCCTGACCAATCTGGCGGCCGCCGACGTGGCGCGCCTGGAAGACATCAAGTTGTCGGCCAACTGGATGGCGGCGTGCGGCGTCGACGGCCAGGATGCCGCCCTGTACGACACCGTAGCCGCGGTAAGCGAGCTGTGCCAGGCCGCGGGCCTGTCGATTCCGGTGGGCAAGGATTCCCTGTCCATGAAAACCACCTGGGATCACGACGGCGAAACGCGCCAGGTGGTGGCGCCGGTGTCGCTCATCGTCACCGCCTTTGCGCCGGTGGGCGACGCGCGCGCCAGCCTGACGCCGCAACTGCGCACCGACGCGGGCGACAGCGTGCTCATCGTCATCGACCTGGGCCGGGGCCGCCATCGCATGGGCGGCTCGATCCTGGCGCAGGCCTACAACCAGGTCGGCACCAGTGTGCCCGACATCGACGCGCCGCAAGATCTGCGCTCGTTCTTCATCACGATCCGCACGCTGGCCGAGGCCGGCGTGCTGCTGGCGTACCACGACCGTTCCGATGGCGGCCTGTTCGCCACGCTGTGCGAAATGGCCTTTGCCGGACGCACCGGCATTTCGGTCAACCTCGACATGCTTACCTTCGACCCCGATTCGGCTGATTGGGGCGACTACAAGATCCGCCCCGAACAGGTGGCGGTGCAGCGCGACGAGCTCACGCTCAAGGCGCTGTTCTCGGAAGAGGCCGGCGCCGTGATCCAGGTGCCGGCGGCGCAGCGCGACGCCGTCATGCAGGTGTTGCGCGGCGCGGGCCTGTCCAAGCACGCGCACGTAATCGGCGGCCTGAACGACTCTGACACCGTGGAGTTCTTCCGCGATGGCAAGAAGGTCTGGAGCGAGCCGCGCGTCGAGCTGGGCCGCGCCTGGAGCGAAGTCAGCTATCGCATCATGGCGCGCCGCGACAACCCCGCCTGCGCACAGGCCGAGCTCGATACCTGGAACGACGCCACCGATCCTGGTCTTGCGCCGCGCGTGGCGTTTGATCCGCAGGAAGACATCGCGGCCCCGTTCATCGCCACTGGCAAGCGCCCGCGCGTGGCCATCCTGCGCGAGCAAGGCTGCAACAGCCAGGTCGAGATGGCCTGGGCTTTCGACACGGCGGGCTTCGACGCCATCGACGTCCACATGACCGATCTGCTGACCGGCCGCATCGACCTCGGCGCCATGCAGGGCCTGGTGGCCGTGGGCGGCTTCAGCTACGGCGACGTGCTGGGCGCGGGCGAGGGCTGGGCGCGCACCATCCGCTTCAACAGCCGGCTGTCCGACCAGTTTGCCGCCTATTTCGCGCGCCCGGATACGTTCGCGCTGGGTGTCTGCAACGGCTGCCAGATGATGGCGGCCCTGGCGCCGATGATTCCGGGCGCCACGCATTGGCCGCGCTTCACCCGCAACCAGTCCGAAAAATACGAAGCGCGCCTGTCGCTGGTCGAAATCGCCGAGTCGCCGTCGATTTTCTTCGCGGGCATGGCGGGCACGCGCGTGCCGGTGGCCGTGGCGCACGGCGAAGGCTACGCTAATTACGCCGTGCAGGGCGATGCCAGCCAGGCGCTGGTGGCCGCGCGCTACATCGACAACCACGGCAAGGCCACCGAGGCCTATCCGTTCAACCCGAACGGCAGCCCGGGTGGGCAGACCTCGGTTACCACGGCCGACGGCCGCTTCACCGTCATCATGCCGCACCCCGAGCGCGTCACGCGCAACGTGATGATGTCGTGGGCGCCGCAGAAATGGGGCGAGGCCGACAGCGGCGGCGCGTACAGCCCCTGGATGCGCATGTTCCGCAACGCGCGCGTGTGGGTGGGGTAG
- the greB gene encoding transcription elongation factor GreB, with amino-acid sequence MNKAFVKESDRDDDDDLPEAQALPAGTRNYMTPAGYARLRDELAHLMNVERPAVVQVVSWAASNGDRSENGDYLYGKKRLREIDRRMRFLTKRLDIAEVVDPAAQPNRDQVFFGATVTYLDKGGDTHEVTIVGVDEAEPLAGKISWISPVARALIKAREGDTVVLRTPGGVEELDILEVRYPGQG; translated from the coding sequence ATGAACAAGGCTTTTGTCAAAGAGTCGGATCGCGACGACGACGATGACCTGCCCGAGGCGCAGGCCTTGCCGGCCGGCACCCGTAACTACATGACGCCCGCCGGCTACGCGCGCTTGCGCGACGAGCTGGCGCACCTGATGAACGTTGAGCGCCCGGCCGTGGTGCAGGTGGTGTCGTGGGCCGCCTCCAACGGCGACCGCTCCGAAAACGGCGACTACCTCTACGGCAAGAAGCGTTTGCGTGAAATAGACCGGCGCATGCGTTTCCTGACCAAGCGGCTCGATATCGCCGAAGTGGTCGATCCGGCCGCGCAGCCCAATCGCGACCAGGTGTTCTTCGGCGCCACCGTCACCTACCTGGACAAGGGCGGCGACACGCACGAAGTCACCATCGTGGGCGTGGACGAGGCCGAGCCGCTGGCCGGCAAGATCAGCTGGATCTCGCCCGTGGCGCGCGCGCTGATCAAGGCGCGCGAAGGCGACACCGTGGTGCTGCGCACGCCGGGCGGCGTCGAAGAGCTCGACATCCTGGAAGTGCGGTATCCCGGGCAGGGCTGA